The Streptomyces bacillaris sequence GAAGAAGATCAGCGACATGCAGCAGGCCGTGTCGGACTGGCGCTCCCGCGGTGGTGACCAACTGCGTGACTGGTACCGGAAGCTCCTGGACGACGCCGGCGACCAGGCGTCCTGACAGCACCGGCCCGAGGGGGAACAAGGAGAAAGCACGTGCCGCAGAGCAAGCTGGCGGGTCCAGAACGCGCCGCTGACGACAGCAGGAAGGTCCCGGCTTGCTCCGGCCCGGCCGAGGGGGCGGATACAGCGAGGCGGGCGAACGTCCCCGTCGGCGCCTCCCAAGGCATCGGCTGGAGAGTCAGACTGCGTCGCGATCGCACGCTGATCCTGATGACCCTGCCCGCGGTCCTGCTCGTCCTGGTCTTCAACTACGTGCCTCTGCTCGGCAACATGGTGGCGTTCCAGGACTACGACCCCTACCTCGGGGACAACGCCTTGCAGGCCATCCGCGAGAGTCCGTGGGTGGGCATCGAGCACTTCAGCCGCATGCTGGAGGATCGTCTCTTCTGGCAGGCGCTGGAGAACACCCTGACGATCTTCCTGGTGCAGCTCACCCTGTTCTTTCCCGTGCCGATCCTGCTCGCGCTGCTCATCAACAGCTTCGTCCGCCCCGGGTCCGCGCCGTCGCGCAGGCGGTGCTGTATCTCCCCCACTTCTTCTCGTGGGTTCTGGTCATCACCATCTTCCAGCAGATGTTCGGCGGCGCCGGCATGCTGGCCCAGACCTTGCGCGAGCACGGCTACGAGGGCATCGACCTGATGACCGATCCCGGGCTGTTCAAGTTCCTGGTCACCTTCGAGATGATCTGGAAGGACGCGGGCTGGGGCGTCATCATCTTCCTCGCCGCGCTCTCCGTCATCAGCCCCGACCTGTACGAGGCGGCGGCGATGGACGGTGCCTCGCGGTGGCGGCGGATGTGGCACGTGACGCTGCCGGCCCTGCGTCCCGTGGTCGCCCTGCTGCTGGTGCTACAGGTGGGCAACGCCCTGACCGTCGGATTCGAGCAGATCCTTCTCCAGCGCACCGCGGTCGGCCCGACCGCTGCCGAAGTCCTCGACACCTACGTCTGGAACGTCGGCATCCAGTTCGGCGACTTCAGCTACGCGGCAGCGGTCGGAGTCATCAAGGGAATCATCGGCCTCGGTCTCGTACTGGCGGCCAACAAGGTCGCCCACATGATGGGCGAGCAGGGGGTGTACAAGCGATGAGCACCGTGTGGGGTTCCACGCGTCTCGGGGGGTCCCGCGGCCGGCTGCGGCCGGTGTGGGAGGAGGAGCCGAGCCGGGCCGGTCTGGCGGCGAAGGCCACGGTACTCGTACTCGCCTGCGCGGCGATCCTCTTTCCCCTGTGGATCGTGATCGTCACCAGCCTGTCCTCGGTGAAGACCATCACGGAGGCCGGAGGGCTCGTCGTCGTCCCCCGCGAGATCACTTTCGTGGCCTACCAGGAACTGCTCGGCGGAGGGCAGGTGACCCGGGCGGCGCTGGTGAGCGTGGGAGTCACGACCGTCGGCACCATCTTCAGCATGACCGTGTCCGTCCTGTGCGCCTACGGTCTCTCCCGCAGCGGATCACTGCTGCACCGGCCCCTGCTGGTGACCCTTCTCGCCACCATGTTCTTCGGCGCGGGTCTCATCCCCACCTACCTGCTGGTCCAAGGGATCGGGCTGACCGACACCTACCTGTCCCTGATCCTTCCCAGCGCGGTCAACGTCTTCAACATCCTCGTCCTGCGGTCCTTCTTCATGAGCGTCGCACCCGAGCTCCTCGACAGCGCCCGCATCGACGGTGCCGGTGACCTCCGCATCCTGTGGACGATCATCATGCCGCTGTCCCGCGCGGTCCTCGCCGTGATCGGGCTCTTCTACGCCGTCGGCTACTGGAGCGCCTGGTTCAACGCGTCGATCTACCTGAGCGACCAGAGCATGATGCCGCTGCAGAACGTGATGATGCAGTTGGTTCTCAAGCAGGAACGACCCACGGGCCTGGCACAGGCCATCAACACCGGCCAGCTCTCGCCCCTGTCGATCCAGATGGCTGTCATGGTGCTCGCACTGCTGCCGGTGGCCGTGCTGTCGCCGTTCGTCCAGAGGCACTTCAAGAAGGGCATGCTGACGGGCGCGGTCAAGGGCTGAGACCCACCGCACCGCCGGTCCCGGACGCCGTCGCCCGGCCCGGTGGTCTCCCTCACCTGAGCCGTCGTCCGCGGTCCGGTGTGCCTCCCCCCATCTCCGCCGTGTCCGCCCGCCCCTGACCACGGGAGGACACGGCGGTACCGCTCCGCACCGCAACCGCCCCACGAAGAGAGGGTTTCGGCATGTCCATGCTTGAACATCAGCCCGGCAGACGCACGGTTCTCACCGCCGGTGTGCTCACGGGTCTGACGGCCTGGCCCGCGCTGTCCGCAGTCGGCGCCGTCGCCGCTCCGGCGGCCCCCGGCACCGCGCGAGCGTCCTCCGGCACGGCCGGTGCCGCCCAGCAGCATCGTTGGCGTACCGCGGTCATCGGCGGAACCGGTTTCGTCACCGGCGTCCTCTTCCACCCCGGGGTGAAGGGACTCGCCTACGCCCGGACCGACATCGGTGGCGCATACCGGTGGGACAGCCGCACACGCGCGTGGGTCCCTCTCACCGACCACCTCGGCTGGGACGACTGGAACCTGCTGGGCGTCGAGGCCATGGCCATCGATCCCCACCATCGCGACCGCCTCTACCTCGCCGTCGGGACGTACGCGCAGAGCTGGTCGGACAACGGAGCCGTGCTGCGTTCGGAAGACCGGGGAGCCACCTGGTCCCGCACCGATCTGCCGGTGAAGCTCGGGGCCAACGAGGACGGGCGCGGCGC is a genomic window containing:
- a CDS encoding carbohydrate ABC transporter permease, which codes for MSTVWGSTRLGGSRGRLRPVWEEEPSRAGLAAKATVLVLACAAILFPLWIVIVTSLSSVKTITEAGGLVVVPREITFVAYQELLGGGQVTRAALVSVGVTTVGTIFSMTVSVLCAYGLSRSGSLLHRPLLVTLLATMFFGAGLIPTYLLVQGIGLTDTYLSLILPSAVNVFNILVLRSFFMSVAPELLDSARIDGAGDLRILWTIIMPLSRAVLAVIGLFYAVGYWSAWFNASIYLSDQSMMPLQNVMMQLVLKQERPTGLAQAINTGQLSPLSIQMAVMVLALLPVAVLSPFVQRHFKKGMLTGAVKG